CGAGGAGCTGCGGTCCCTGTCCGCGACCCGGCCGGCGGGCACCGCGCTGAGCATCCTGGCGATCGACGGGATGGCGGGCGCGGGCAAGACGACGCTGGCCGTCCGGCTCGCCCACCAGCTGGCGCACCGGTTTCCGGAGGGACACCTCTACATCGACCTGCACGGGCACACGGCGGGCCAGGAGCCGCTCGACCCGGACGCGGCGCTGGAGCGGCTGCTGCTCGACTTCGGGCTGGCGCCGGACCGGATCCCCGGGGACAGCAGGCAGCGCGCGGCGCGCTGGCGCGCGGAGCTCGCCGAGCGGCGGGTCCTCGTGGTGCTGGACAACGCCCTCGACGCGCGGCAGGTCCGCCCGTTGCTGCCCGGCACGGGGAAGGCGCAGGTGATCATCACCAGCCGCCGTCGCCTGGCCGGCCTCGACGGGGTGACGTCGCGGTCGCTGGACGTGTTCACGCCGTCGGAGGCGGCGGCGCTGTTCGTCCGGATCGCGGGTACGGACCGCACGGCGGCGCGGCCGGACGCGGTCGCGGAGGTCGTGGAGCTCTGCGGGTACCTGCCGCTGGCCGTCGCGATCGCGGCGTGCCGGTTCCACAACCGTCCGGCGTGGTCCCTCGACGACCTGGCGTTCCGGCTGCGTGACCGCGTCACGCGGCTCGCCGAGCTGAGCCTCGAGGATCGCAGTGTGGCGTCGCGGTTCGAAGTGTCCTACGAGCGGTTGCCGGCCGCGCAGCGCCGGTTGTTCCGGGCGTTGGGCGCGTTCGCCGGTGAGGAGCTCGACGCGGCCGACGCGGCACTGCTGCTGGGAGAGCCGGTGCCGGAGGCGGAGCGGTTGCTGGAGGAGCTGTTCGACGCGCACGTGCTGCGCCAGCGGGCCGCGGGGCGGTACCACTTCCACGACCTGGTCCGCGAGCACGCGCGCGCGAAGGCGGCGGAGCACGAGTCGGTGCTGACGACGTTCGGCCGGACGGCGCTGACCCCGGTCGCCGAGCTGGAGTGCAGCGTCGGCTGAACCGCTTTCCCCGCCGGCATTCCGCCGTACCCGCACGGACGGCACGGTGCCGGACGCCGTGTCGTCCAGTCGTCCGCACCCCGGCGGGAAAGCCGCCGTCGGTGACCGCGTGACCCCGCTTCGTCACGGCAATATCCGTTGTC
This genomic window from Amycolatopsis mongoliensis contains:
- a CDS encoding AfsR/SARP family transcriptional regulator — its product is MYFELLGTLRVQRDGERVDLGGLRQQRLLVMLLLSANRVVGADRLLEAMWDGEPPVTARRQLHNAVAALRRSFGAAKHIVVKDGPGYRITVDPQDVDAHRFTAMVASASAASAAGRATAAIELLEAALALWNGPALSGLNNPVFEIVAARFEENRLAATERLIGLRLDGGEASALVPQLGELVSRHPLREETRKLLMLALHRCGRTPDALTVYEQGRRKLRDELGVDPGASIRELYERILRDDRPKRRPEPAPGRSFLPYDTAHFTGRAEELRSLSATRPAGTALSILAIDGMAGAGKTTLAVRLAHQLAHRFPEGHLYIDLHGHTAGQEPLDPDAALERLLLDFGLAPDRIPGDSRQRAARWRAELAERRVLVVLDNALDARQVRPLLPGTGKAQVIITSRRRLAGLDGVTSRSLDVFTPSEAAALFVRIAGTDRTAARPDAVAEVVELCGYLPLAVAIAACRFHNRPAWSLDDLAFRLRDRVTRLAELSLEDRSVASRFEVSYERLPAAQRRLFRALGAFAGEELDAADAALLLGEPVPEAERLLEELFDAHVLRQRAAGRYHFHDLVREHARAKAAEHESVLTTFGRTALTPVAELECSVG